The Kordia sp. SMS9 DNA window AAAATACTCGAACTGACGTTCAGTGCAAACAAATCGTACTTCAAAAATCAACAATCGTACTTCGAACTGAGTTAGCGATAGCAGTGGAAAGCCCACAGCGAGTGTGCGAGCGCGGACTTGCAGCGAATAGCGCGACCTGAAGCGTAGCGGAAGGGAACTTCCTAATTAATTTGATGATGTGTCGATTTGACAATTTGTTGATCATATAGTTATAATGGTATACTTTGGAATCATTGAACGCGATTGCGATACGAAATGAACGAATAAACAAATCGACGAATCCTCAAAAAAACAAAAAAGTCTAAAATCGATAGCGATCTAAAGCGAAGCGTATCTAAAAGCACTTGTGCTGAGCTTGCCGAAGCAAAAACAATTGTATAAAATTTAAAGTTCGCGGATAATTCCGTAAATTTGCACTTCGAAAAACAGACAACAAAATTTTAAGATATGAGTACATACGATATCATCGTTTTAGGAAGTGGTCCTGGTGGATATGTAACTGCCATTAGAGCTTCTCAATTAGGGTTGAAAACCGCAGTCGTTGAGAAAGAAAGTTTGGGTGGCGTTTGCTTAAATTGGGGATGTATTCCAACGAAAGCGTTATTGAAATCAGCACAGGTTTTTGAGTATTTGAAACATGCTGGCGATTACGGATTGTCCGTAAAAGAGTATGATAAAGACTTTGACGCGGTAGTACAACGTAGTCGTAATGTAGCAGATGGAATGAGCAAAGGAGTTCAGTTCTTAATGAAAAAGAATAAAATTGACGTGATTAACGGTTTTGGAACGCTAAAAGCTGGAAAGAAGATTGATGTAAAAGATGCCGATGGAAATGTAACCGAATATAGCGCCAAACATATTGTGATTGCTACAGGAGCGCGCTCGCGCGAATTGCCAAGTTTACCACAAGATGGCGTAAAAGTGATTGGCTACCGTAAAGCAATGACCTTGCCGCAGCAACCTAAGAAAATGATCGTTGTTGGTTCAGGTGCGATTGGTGTAGAGTTTGCCTACTTTTATAACTCGATGGGAACAGAAGTAACAATTGTGGAATATATGCCAAAAATTGTTCCTGTAGAAGATGATGAAGTTTCCAAACAATTGGAACGTTCGTTTAAGAAAAGTGGTATCAAAATTATGACGTCTGCGGAAGTGACTTCAGTAGATACTTCGGGCGATGGCGTAAAAGCAACCGTAAAAACGAAAAAAGGTGAGCAAATCTTAGAAGCTGACATCGTACTTTCGGCAGTTGGAATTAAAACGAATATCGAAAACATCGGATTAGAAGCTGTGGGAATTGCGACCGATAGAGATAAAATTTTAGTAAACGATTACTACCAAACAAATATTCCTGGGTATTATGCTATTGGAGATGTAACGCCTGGACCAGCCTTGGCACACGTTGCTTCTGCGGAAGGAATTTTATGTGTAGAGAAAATTGCAGGAATGCATGTAGAAGCCTTGGATTATGGAAATATTCCTGGATGTACGTATTGTTCTCCAGAAATTGCTTCGGTTGGTTTGACAGAGAAGCAAGCAAAAGAGCAAGGCATTGACATTAAAGTTGGAAAGTTCCCATTCTCTGCTTCTGGAAAAGCAAGTGCTGGCGGAAATAAAGAAGGATTTGTCAAAGTAATTTTTGACGCCAAATACGGCGAATGGTTAGGCTGTCACATGATTGGTGCTGGCGTAACAGACATGATTGCCGAAGCGGTGTTGGGTAGAAAATTAGAAACTACTGGACACGAAGTATTAAAAACAGTGCATCCGCATCCAACGATGAGTGAAGCGGTCATGGAAGCTGTGGCAGATGCGTATGATGAAGTCATTCACATTTAATAATATATTGAAAAGCTGCTCTTAGAGCGGCTTTTTTTATACTTTTTAGTTTTTTGTATGAAGAAATTATTGTGTATCCTTATTGGAATTGTTTTGGCTAGTTGTTCTGGAACGAAAAGCGAGTCAAGAATAAAGAAAAGACCTAAATTACCGCCTATAGTTTCCTGCGCTGAAGATGCTAAGATTTTTGATCAAGATGTAAAGTATGAAACTAATAAACTTAACACAATTGAACATTTGTCATACTCAACCACTTATGTTCGTTTGTATAATCAAACTGATTCTCTAGAAAAAAATGAAATACGATACAAGCTTGCGAAAACATCAGAAAGAGTCGCATTAAAAGTATTTCCCACAATAAAACTCACAGATGCTTCTAGATTACTAGCTGAGAATTATAAAACAATTTTATTTTCTACAAATAGAGTGAGAAAAAATGTTTCAGATTCTAAATATTTTGAAAATTTAATTATTCCAAACGATCAAAGTAATCTTCAACTTTTCGTTTATGTCGTTAGCGGTATAAGAGATAAGCAATTCACAACTAGTTTCCATTTCTTTGTATTGAACACCACGTATAACTCATTATTGTATTATGATTATGTCAAAACTGAATGTGATCCTAGAGACGAAACCATGTTTATGAAAACTTTGTATTACGGAATGAACAAATTAAAAAATAGTGTAAAATAGTTATGTTAGAACCAATTCAAAAAGAAACAAAAACACTGCAATGGTTTCGATGGATCGCGATTTTGGAAGGAATTTCATTTATCGCTTTCTTTATAACGATGCCGTTAAAATATTTTATGGAAATGCCAACGCCCAATAAATTTGTGGGAATGGCACACGGAATTTTGTTTATCGTATATGTAGTATATGCGTATTTGCTCACCGAAGAACAACACTGGACTAAGAAAAGTTTTGGTGTTTTATTTGTTGCTTCGTTACTTCCTTTTGCTACGTTTTATGTGGAACGGAAGTATTTGAAGGCGAAATAATACCAATTGTATAGTCAAATCTCTTAAAAAAACAGATATTCAGAATTTTAGCACCAAACTTTAGTTCACTTCTTTCCTTACGGATTCACATAATATATGTAGTATATTTTTTTTATTTTACTTTCTTGGGTAACATTTTTTTACTTCTTGAACTGAATAGTAGTATTAATCATATAAATCACATATTATGAAAAAAAGAAGTATTAAAACTTTGGAATTAAGAAAGTCAACAGTATCTGTTTTAACTGACAGAGAAAAACTAAGTATTGAAGGAGGTATTACACCTTTAACATTATCCTCTATTGTTTGCGCAGAAGGAGCATTTTATGTTACTGTCGCTGCAACAGCTGCAATTTCTGCAAAAATTTGTGACTAAATCCTAGTATGAAAACAGTGGACTTCGGTTCACTTTTTTTATGAAATTTTTCCAAATAAAAAGCCATTCAATCTCACTTGAATGGCTTTTTCCTCAACCAACCTAATAACTGATATCCCACCTTCAGCTATGTAAAAATTGCTGTGAAACTTCGTTTTGTTTCACAGTCAAATATAGCTTAGATGCTTCTTAATTTGTTCTTAACTAATTGCCAAAACTTGATTAAAGTTTTCACAGAGAAACGTTAATTTTTAAGAGTTTACGCTTATTTCGGGATTAAATCGCAATACCAAAAAGCAGTATCCCACGTAGAATCGTCTGAGGTACAAGTAGCTGACTCTTTTTTTGAAGGTGTATAGGTTTTTAACACTTTTTCGCCAATCGTAAAGTCAATCGGTGATGAAAAAATAGGACCGTCAAAGACAAAGGTGTGAAATTCGCCGTTTTCGCCGCAAGGATCAACGTTATCAGGCAACTCGCTAATGAAATCTTCATCCAATATTCTTCCCACAAAAGAAGCATCTAACAGTTTTGCGTTGACACAAACGGTAATGGCCTTGAAGCCTAAGGAGATAAATTCTTTCAGTAACACTTTGGTATCTTGTTTCCACAATGGAAAAACACCTTTGATACCTACTTCTTGCAATTTTTCTTCTCGATAATTGCGTAAGTCTTCTAAAAAGATATCACCAAAAATTCCGTAGGTAAAACCCGCTTCTACCAATTGTTGTGTGGCTTCCTTCATCGTTTTATCATAGCTAGACATAGAGACTTCC harbors:
- the lpdA gene encoding dihydrolipoyl dehydrogenase, which encodes MSTYDIIVLGSGPGGYVTAIRASQLGLKTAVVEKESLGGVCLNWGCIPTKALLKSAQVFEYLKHAGDYGLSVKEYDKDFDAVVQRSRNVADGMSKGVQFLMKKNKIDVINGFGTLKAGKKIDVKDADGNVTEYSAKHIVIATGARSRELPSLPQDGVKVIGYRKAMTLPQQPKKMIVVGSGAIGVEFAYFYNSMGTEVTIVEYMPKIVPVEDDEVSKQLERSFKKSGIKIMTSAEVTSVDTSGDGVKATVKTKKGEQILEADIVLSAVGIKTNIENIGLEAVGIATDRDKILVNDYYQTNIPGYYAIGDVTPGPALAHVASAEGILCVEKIAGMHVEALDYGNIPGCTYCSPEIASVGLTEKQAKEQGIDIKVGKFPFSASGKASAGGNKEGFVKVIFDAKYGEWLGCHMIGAGVTDMIAEAVLGRKLETTGHEVLKTVHPHPTMSEAVMEAVADAYDEVIHI
- a CDS encoding DUF3817 domain-containing protein, encoding MLEPIQKETKTLQWFRWIAILEGISFIAFFITMPLKYFMEMPTPNKFVGMAHGILFIVYVVYAYLLTEEQHWTKKSFGVLFVASLLPFATFYVERKYLKAK
- a CDS encoding diphthine--ammonia ligase, translating into MKKAYFNWSTGKDSALALYDVLRQKEYAVTQLVTTVNKDFERVSMHGLREALLDAQVARLQLPLQKIYFPAEVSMSSYDKTMKEATQQLVEAGFTYGIFGDIFLEDLRNYREEKLQEVGIKGVFPLWKQDTKVLLKEFISLGFKAITVCVNAKLLDASFVGRILDEDFISELPDNVDPCGENGEFHTFVFDGPIFSSPIDFTIGEKVLKTYTPSKKESATCTSDDSTWDTAFWYCDLIPK